A genomic window from Fibrobacterota bacterium includes:
- a CDS encoding alpha/beta hydrolase — translation MALLRTWGALGAALVLSGCGALFYQPTANRYTIPERFDVSWLDHSIPRPGGGVLQAALIRKKDADGSRGLIIQFHGNAQNLTAHWLSMRWAVQRNWTLLAWDYSGYGASDGSPDRDQIARDADAFLSWVSDSILPLRQGPVVLVGQSLGSAILLDAFPKWKDRGKTTLVVSEGGFARYRDMGFDVATRHWLLYPLYPLAPLLLSNAHSPDVAIPNIQPTPLLVVSCMQDKAVPPRHQQWIHELAKGSLYWRVDGCPHISAFRADSIRTRFANLVDSLALHQP, via the coding sequence ATGGCACTTCTGAGAACATGGGGAGCGCTCGGCGCCGCCCTGGTCTTGTCCGGATGCGGAGCCTTGTTCTACCAACCCACCGCGAATCGGTACACCATCCCCGAACGATTCGACGTGAGTTGGCTGGACCATTCCATTCCACGTCCCGGTGGAGGCGTCTTGCAGGCCGCCCTGATCCGGAAGAAGGACGCGGATGGATCGAGGGGATTGATCATCCAATTCCACGGCAATGCACAAAATCTGACCGCTCATTGGCTTTCCATGCGCTGGGCGGTCCAGCGCAATTGGACCTTGCTGGCCTGGGACTACTCCGGTTATGGCGCTTCCGACGGCTCTCCGGACCGCGACCAGATCGCAAGAGATGCCGATGCATTCCTCTCCTGGGTGTCGGATTCCATTCTCCCGCTCCGGCAAGGACCCGTGGTACTTGTCGGTCAGTCGCTGGGATCGGCCATCCTACTTGACGCTTTCCCGAAGTGGAAAGACCGTGGCAAAACCACCTTGGTGGTCTCCGAAGGTGGCTTCGCGCGCTACCGCGACATGGGTTTCGATGTCGCCACCCGGCATTGGCTGCTCTATCCTCTCTACCCACTGGCACCATTGCTCCTCTCCAACGCCCATTCCCCGGACGTTGCGATCCCGAACATCCAGCCCACCCCCCTGCTTGTGGTTTCCTGCATGCAAGACAAAGCCGTTCCGCCCCGACACCAGCAATGGATCCACGAACTGGCCAAGGGGTCCCTGTATTGGAGGGTCGATGGATGCCCCCACATCAGTGCGTTCCGCGCCGATTCCATCCGGACACGTTTTGCGAACCTCGTGGATTCGCTAGCTTTGCACCAACCATGA
- a CDS encoding esterase-like activity of phytase family protein: MKQAPRRRSITFALLALACAGHAWETGRLYDFPQMPLIGESGRTDTAWYFDSTKNADSVYARLAIPVREGGWSGLERDTTDPTGHTFWTINDRGLNVAHERGGRADKMFPFPGYHHKLLRVKIENGAVSILSTDSIRSLESESVFTTGLVSTKASTGETALRMRLDSAKVDTTPGNALAAAPHGYDFESVRRFGNSLFLSDEYGPFVVEVDIPSLRIKREWYPGHGLPEVLKKRRANRGMEAMAVTPSGKVVGILQSPMYNQAGGGNANTTRDGEMVRIVWLDPVSGNTKEFLYPLDLEKGYRRGRDTKISEMVALSETRFLVLEQGLENAGPKLYRIDIHEIDISQATDVSASGPDGMLINGRTLEELASIPGALSNTLLRMAAKRPLVEDLLRTSAWKSEKPEGLSVVDDSTLAIGNDNDYGMTDYSGDGIPHILRADQMVPSILYLRVPSMAARLADSSFIHPVQAAFRLTVFHNNDGESQLLDAGNNSPDRGGIHRFKALMDTARAQATAKGRQILTLTAGDNFLAGKEWQASLDRPGTEPMYDGLGLDKIGYDALCLGNHDFDFGPDTLARFIKSFPVTNAPFLSANLSFSDEPALKALAETGRIRASIVVERSGQKIGIVGATTPTIAYISSPRRTSIDTNVAAAIQKQIDSLRATGVNKIVVVSHLQAVANDTLLAKQLRHVDIMLAGGGDELLGSPNTAIQPGDAAPKAPYPLRVKDADGRTVYVATAPGDYLYLGQLEADFDSLGEIIRIGAASGPRRVMGSTYVDGVEGDAQMKTLVVDPVTAYVATLATTKVGATRAVLNGIRDSVRSRQTNLGALSTDAMLWQARRVHPAAGGADSVRMAIQNGGGIRNNGEIAAGDLSMATVFDIHPFGNLLSILPRLQVTTLKDALENAFRLLPAPSGGFAQIAGASVVVDTSLPGAKIDAQGKITVRGSRVRQVILDGGDTLVRDGAVVDSSRRLPVATLNFLALGGDGYPFQGDSVIHTTLAQHVFLRDYIATGLSGIVDTVLYPRKWTGRVILVGSGHSSVSRRPSPSASLRNGGGRLVATLETVDAGIATMDLIDLKGRLVRRAGGFPLAAGTHRLSLETSHLGRGLYVARLVAPGVSRVMAVHLLD; the protein is encoded by the coding sequence ATGAAACAAGCCCCAAGACGCCGCAGCATCACCTTCGCCCTTCTGGCCTTGGCCTGCGCGGGCCACGCATGGGAGACGGGCCGTCTCTACGACTTTCCCCAGATGCCGCTGATCGGGGAATCGGGACGCACGGACACGGCTTGGTATTTCGATTCGACAAAAAACGCCGACAGCGTCTACGCGCGTCTGGCGATTCCCGTTCGGGAAGGCGGATGGTCGGGATTGGAGCGGGATACCACCGATCCCACCGGGCATACGTTCTGGACCATCAACGACCGTGGCCTGAACGTGGCCCACGAACGGGGTGGCCGCGCCGACAAGATGTTTCCCTTCCCCGGCTACCACCACAAGCTCCTGCGCGTGAAGATCGAAAACGGGGCGGTCTCGATCCTCTCCACCGATTCGATCCGATCGCTGGAAAGCGAGTCCGTGTTCACGACAGGTCTTGTCAGCACCAAGGCCTCCACCGGCGAAACCGCCCTGCGCATGCGCCTGGACAGCGCAAAGGTGGACACCACCCCTGGCAACGCCCTGGCGGCAGCGCCCCACGGCTACGATTTCGAGAGCGTGCGCCGCTTCGGAAACTCGCTGTTCCTTTCGGACGAATACGGGCCATTCGTGGTGGAAGTGGACATTCCCTCGCTTCGGATCAAGCGTGAATGGTACCCGGGTCACGGACTTCCGGAAGTCCTGAAGAAACGACGCGCCAATCGCGGCATGGAGGCCATGGCCGTCACGCCCTCGGGCAAGGTGGTGGGCATCTTGCAGTCGCCCATGTACAACCAGGCCGGTGGCGGCAACGCCAACACCACCCGCGACGGCGAGATGGTTCGGATCGTCTGGCTGGACCCGGTTTCCGGGAACACGAAGGAGTTCTTGTATCCGCTGGATCTGGAAAAGGGCTATCGCCGCGGACGCGACACCAAGATCAGCGAAATGGTCGCCTTGTCCGAAACGCGTTTTCTGGTGCTGGAGCAGGGGCTGGAAAATGCCGGTCCCAAGCTCTACCGCATCGACATCCATGAAATCGACATCTCGCAGGCCACCGATGTCTCCGCTTCGGGTCCCGACGGCATGCTGATCAACGGACGCACACTGGAAGAGCTCGCCTCGATTCCCGGTGCTCTGTCCAACACGCTGTTGCGCATGGCCGCAAAGCGGCCCTTGGTGGAAGACCTCCTGCGTACCAGCGCCTGGAAATCGGAAAAGCCGGAAGGCCTTTCCGTGGTGGACGATTCCACCCTCGCGATCGGAAACGACAACGACTACGGCATGACCGACTACTCCGGCGACGGCATCCCGCACATCCTGCGCGCCGACCAGATGGTCCCGAGCATCCTGTATCTTCGCGTGCCCAGTATGGCAGCGCGATTGGCGGACAGCTCGTTCATCCACCCTGTTCAGGCCGCATTCCGGCTCACCGTGTTCCACAACAACGATGGTGAATCGCAGCTTCTGGATGCGGGCAACAACTCCCCCGACCGCGGCGGGATCCACCGGTTCAAGGCCCTGATGGACACGGCCCGTGCCCAGGCCACCGCCAAAGGACGTCAAATATTGACATTGACCGCCGGCGACAACTTCCTGGCCGGCAAGGAATGGCAAGCCTCCCTGGACCGCCCGGGAACCGAGCCCATGTACGACGGGCTCGGGCTGGACAAGATCGGCTACGACGCCCTGTGCCTGGGAAACCACGACTTCGATTTCGGACCGGACACCCTGGCCCGGTTCATCAAGTCGTTTCCTGTCACCAATGCCCCGTTCCTTTCCGCGAACCTTTCTTTTTCCGATGAACCCGCCCTGAAGGCGTTGGCCGAAACCGGCCGCATCCGCGCCTCCATCGTGGTGGAACGCTCGGGGCAGAAGATCGGCATTGTGGGAGCGACCACCCCCACCATCGCCTACATCTCTTCGCCTCGTCGCACCAGCATCGACACCAACGTCGCCGCGGCCATCCAAAAACAGATCGATTCCCTGCGTGCCACGGGCGTCAACAAGATCGTGGTGGTCAGCCATCTCCAGGCGGTGGCCAACGACACCCTTCTGGCCAAGCAGCTGCGCCATGTGGACATCATGCTGGCCGGTGGCGGCGACGAACTGCTGGGCTCGCCCAACACCGCCATCCAGCCGGGCGACGCGGCCCCCAAGGCGCCGTATCCGCTTCGGGTGAAGGACGCCGATGGACGCACGGTGTACGTGGCCACGGCCCCGGGCGACTACCTGTACCTGGGTCAGCTGGAGGCAGATTTTGACAGCCTTGGGGAAATCATCCGCATCGGTGCGGCTTCGGGACCACGCCGTGTGATGGGCTCCACCTACGTGGACGGCGTGGAAGGCGACGCCCAGATGAAAACCCTGGTGGTGGATCCGGTGACGGCCTACGTCGCCACCCTGGCCACCACCAAGGTGGGTGCCACCCGAGCCGTGCTCAACGGGATCCGCGACAGCGTCCGGTCCCGCCAGACCAATCTTGGCGCCCTCAGCACGGACGCCATGCTCTGGCAGGCCAGACGTGTGCATCCGGCAGCCGGCGGTGCGGACTCCGTGCGCATGGCCATCCAAAACGGCGGCGGGATCCGCAACAACGGCGAAATCGCCGCAGGCGATCTTTCCATGGCGACGGTTTTCGACATCCACCCTTTCGGGAACTTGCTGAGCATCCTGCCGCGATTGCAGGTCACCACGCTCAAGGACGCCCTGGAAAACGCATTCCGGCTGCTTCCCGCGCCGTCAGGCGGTTTCGCGCAGATCGCCGGCGCCTCGGTGGTGGTGGATACCTCGCTTCCAGGAGCCAAGATTGACGCGCAAGGGAAGATCACCGTGCGCGGCTCCCGCGTCCGGCAGGTGATCCTGGACGGTGGCGACACCCTGGTGCGCGACGGTGCAGTGGTGGACAGTTCCCGGCGCCTGCCCGTCGCGACCCTCAACTTCCTGGCGCTGGGAGGCGACGGCTATCCGTTCCAGGGAGACTCCGTGATCCATACCACGCTTGCCCAGCACGTGTTCCTTCGCGACTACATCGCCACCGGACTTTCCGGAATCGTGGATACCGTGCTCTATCCACGAAAGTGGACCGGTCGGGTGATTCTGGTCGGCTCGGGCCACAGCTCCGTATCCAGACGTCCCAGTCCCTCTGCCTCGTTGAGAAACGGTGGCGGTCGGTTGGTGGCCACCCTGGAAACCGTGGATGCCGGCATCGCCACCATGGACCTCATCGATCTGAAGGGGCGGCTGGTCCGACGCGCCGGAGGCTTCCCCCTCGCCGCAGGCACCCATCGGTTGTCCCTCGAGACCTCCCACCTGGGACGCGGACTGTACGTGGCGCGCTTGGTCGCCCCCGGGGTCTCCCGGGTCATGGCTGTGCACCTCCTGGACTGA
- a CDS encoding PDZ domain-containing protein encodes MNLPTLALAFELFSAPSTVPPDSAKPSATLQRIATPWIGLRYQAPGPPGMQFIRMLNSEVDTAVAISEVVPKGPADLAGLKKHDLLVGFQGARVFGVVGFRNLLAKLNPGDSASFEVNRDGTRFRGTLVVGTLPEK; translated from the coding sequence ATGAATCTTCCCACATTGGCATTGGCCTTCGAATTGTTCAGCGCACCTTCGACCGTTCCTCCTGATTCGGCGAAGCCATCGGCGACACTTCAGCGCATCGCCACGCCCTGGATCGGCTTGCGTTACCAAGCACCAGGTCCTCCGGGGATGCAATTCATCAGAATGCTAAACAGCGAAGTGGATACCGCCGTCGCCATCTCGGAGGTGGTGCCCAAAGGCCCGGCGGATCTGGCCGGCTTGAAGAAACACGACCTGCTGGTCGGTTTCCAGGGCGCACGGGTTTTCGGGGTTGTGGGATTTCGCAACCTGTTGGCCAAGTTGAATCCCGGAGACTCCGCTTCCTTCGAGGTCAACCGGGACGGAACGCGTTTCAGAGGAACGCTGGTCGTGGGAACGTTGCCTGAAAAGTAA
- a CDS encoding ATP-binding cassette domain-containing protein, whose amino-acid sequence MSTANTKPDPVLSVRDLHAGYGGRAILKGVSLEVQPGEIRVLLGGSGCGKSTMLRNILGLETPWSGTIRVLGSEGPIVHSRIGVLFQNGALVTSLTVGQNVMLPLVLDGIAPKGAAEEVARARLAQVRMGHAWGLFPGELSGGMRKRAALARALVREPQILFCDEPSAGLDPLTSRELDELLLELRESLGLSIVLVTHELDSIRTLAQRILYLHQGVALFDGTLDEALDHGPDRVKDFFARRTDPANAIPTTSWEILP is encoded by the coding sequence ATGAGCACCGCGAACACAAAACCCGACCCGGTCCTGTCCGTGCGCGACCTGCACGCCGGATACGGCGGACGCGCCATCCTCAAAGGGGTTTCGCTCGAAGTGCAACCCGGAGAAATCCGTGTGCTTCTGGGCGGGTCCGGTTGCGGCAAGTCCACCATGCTCCGCAACATCCTCGGCTTGGAAACACCATGGTCCGGCACCATCCGGGTTCTGGGCTCCGAAGGCCCCATCGTCCACTCCCGCATCGGCGTTCTGTTCCAGAATGGAGCCTTGGTCACCAGCCTCACCGTGGGACAGAACGTGATGCTTCCCCTGGTGCTCGATGGCATCGCCCCCAAGGGCGCAGCGGAAGAAGTCGCCCGGGCAAGGCTCGCCCAGGTTCGCATGGGACACGCCTGGGGCCTGTTTCCCGGCGAACTGTCCGGCGGGATGCGCAAGCGCGCGGCCCTGGCACGCGCATTGGTGCGCGAACCGCAAATCCTGTTTTGCGACGAACCTTCCGCGGGCCTGGATCCGCTCACCTCGCGCGAATTGGATGAACTCCTCCTGGAACTGCGCGAAAGCCTCGGGTTGTCGATCGTGCTCGTCACCCATGAACTCGACTCCATCCGCACCCTGGCCCAGCGGATCCTCTATCTCCATCAGGGTGTCGCCCTGTTCGACGGCACCCTGGACGAAGCGCTCGACCACGGACCGGACCGCGTGAAGGATTTCTTCGCACGACGGACCGATCCAGCCAACGCCATCCCCACCACCAGCTGGGAGATCCTCCCTTGA
- a CDS encoding membrane integrity-associated transporter subunit PqiC, whose protein sequence is MRRLFALALSFLAVSGCFSGPSQDYRYYVLDYVPSASKARLARGPWPTSILVRNFTMGEAYLRPELVYRTSAHEMLYHWQHRWAVRPEQVVSDMSRKHLTEAKVFRTIQDQYDENQPAYELRGRVGSLEEYVTEAHRYAHLDLRLTFVRLADGKVLWSQIFDVRREVQGAEPVFVVRALSTLLEASMDRTIGAIDSVMAGETLP, encoded by the coding sequence ATGCGTCGACTCTTCGCCCTCGCGCTTTCCTTCCTGGCCGTTTCCGGCTGCTTTTCCGGCCCCTCGCAGGACTACCGCTACTACGTGCTGGACTACGTCCCCTCCGCCTCCAAGGCGCGGCTGGCCCGCGGGCCGTGGCCCACGAGCATCCTGGTTCGCAACTTCACCATGGGCGAGGCCTACCTGCGGCCGGAACTCGTCTACCGCACGTCCGCCCACGAGATGCTCTACCATTGGCAACACCGCTGGGCGGTCCGGCCGGAGCAGGTGGTCAGCGACATGTCGCGCAAGCACCTGACCGAAGCGAAGGTGTTCCGGACCATCCAGGACCAGTACGACGAGAACCAGCCCGCCTACGAACTGCGCGGAAGGGTCGGGTCCCTGGAAGAATACGTCACGGAAGCGCACCGCTACGCGCACCTGGACCTCCGCCTCACGTTCGTGCGCCTGGCCGACGGGAAGGTGCTGTGGAGCCAGATCTTCGATGTGCGACGCGAGGTGCAGGGAGCGGAACCCGTCTTCGTGGTGCGGGCCCTCTCCACCCTGCTGGAGGCCAGCATGGATCGGACGATCGGCGCCATCGATTCGGTCATGGCTGGGGAAACCCTTCCGTGA
- a CDS encoding DUF3015 family protein, with protein sequence MKKHFALAILAAASFASAAKYGTAGCGVGSLVFGDQKGMIQILAVTTNQYLGQTSSITTGTSNCTEDGVAMADREKALFAEANFNVIKEEMATGKGENLSVLASLYGCSGASVGSFGSAAQANYASIGGTPSALEMLDAIDGMVRSDANLSSCHSN encoded by the coding sequence ATGAAGAAGCACTTCGCCCTGGCAATTCTCGCTGCCGCGTCTTTCGCGTCTGCGGCCAAGTACGGCACCGCAGGCTGCGGTGTCGGTTCGCTCGTGTTCGGCGACCAGAAGGGCATGATCCAGATCCTGGCGGTCACCACCAACCAGTATCTGGGACAGACATCCTCGATCACCACAGGAACATCCAACTGCACCGAAGACGGTGTGGCGATGGCCGATCGCGAAAAGGCCCTCTTCGCCGAGGCGAACTTCAACGTGATCAAGGAAGAAATGGCCACCGGCAAGGGTGAAAACCTCTCCGTGCTCGCCAGCCTCTACGGCTGCTCGGGCGCCTCGGTGGGCAGCTTCGGCTCCGCCGCCCAGGCCAACTACGCGTCCATCGGTGGCACGCCCAGCGCGCTGGAAATGCTCGACGCGATCGACGGCATGGTCCGCTCCGACGCCAACCTCTCCTCCTGCCACTCCAACTGA
- a CDS encoding DUF3015 family protein has translation MKKSLILLVAGLALSASAANYGMAGCGLGSIAMGPKGSQVSAATTNSSSGTQLFGITTGTSNCAEDGVALKQSEVNSFAEANFETLKSEMAQGKGENLTVLASLMGCDAAKLGSTVRADYGSIFDRSDVTPVQMLDRVGASASCATR, from the coding sequence ATGAAAAAGTCTCTGATTTTGCTTGTCGCCGGTCTCGCCCTCTCCGCCAGCGCCGCCAACTACGGCATGGCCGGTTGCGGCCTCGGTTCCATCGCCATGGGCCCCAAGGGAAGCCAGGTTTCGGCAGCTACGACCAATAGCTCCTCCGGAACTCAGCTTTTCGGTATCACCACCGGCACCTCCAACTGCGCCGAAGACGGCGTGGCGCTGAAGCAGTCGGAAGTCAACTCGTTCGCCGAAGCCAATTTCGAGACCCTCAAGTCCGAGATGGCCCAGGGCAAGGGCGAGAACCTGACCGTGCTCGCTTCCCTGATGGGATGCGATGCCGCCAAGCTGGGCTCCACCGTGCGCGCCGACTACGGCTCGATCTTCGATCGTTCCGATGTCACCCCGGTGCAGATGCTTGATCGCGTGGGAGCTTCGGCCTCCTGCGCGACCCGTTGA
- a CDS encoding DUF4105 domain-containing protein, producing the protein MSVHARPDSTAVNAFIQTALERKLDTATTWLALGRWQKTILGWSGGVDGGYFYLDPEGKNSPRKELVATIRALANDSDLSPFAHDTTATNMHPRVKYRARTRFLRESGMPDSLFASVDTGRWLRWNNGVRPKRATLVYASSYLGNPASMFGHVLLRFDAGDREGLRDRLNYGITYGAAMPPGDPLYAFKGIFGLYPGFHTILPYYMSLQKYKYLESRDLWEYPLALDSTEVQRLLEIVWEGGAAWNRYYFFTENCATGLARLMDILQPDSGWSKSFPSPSMPPELVRLLRDRNLAGPAVLRPSQLSSFLGKRDGLDRRELEILEDAVNERRWDSLPTDSQSMAKIMDVAIDYAGWRRREAPKDPRWKIRLDTLLMQRSHLPPSPPEMPLQPTSAPAPENAHRPRLLGAWGRWNNHSESEIGMTARLSFHGLEENPTGFQDGSELEAGVLDASVTTSDDPRLHLDRFEFMRIRSLPLWDPWLRSWTWNFRISLRPFEMERTPWFGVDIGKGMAFGNRHARIWAMACGRVGIAPWEEWSAATIGPQAIGGILLSASRASLGLDATWFEGWPTRKRETFGNATARVSVTNALDLDIRGQSDLDGNLRARAGSAWHF; encoded by the coding sequence ATGTCGGTGCATGCCCGACCCGATTCCACCGCGGTCAACGCGTTCATCCAGACGGCATTGGAACGGAAGCTGGACACCGCCACCACCTGGCTCGCCCTTGGACGTTGGCAGAAGACAATTCTTGGCTGGTCGGGAGGTGTCGACGGAGGGTATTTCTACCTCGACCCCGAGGGGAAAAACAGCCCGCGCAAGGAGTTGGTCGCCACCATCCGCGCCCTGGCCAACGACTCCGACCTTTCGCCGTTCGCCCACGACACCACGGCGACCAACATGCACCCGCGCGTGAAGTACCGCGCACGCACCAGATTCCTGCGCGAATCGGGAATGCCCGATTCGCTCTTCGCATCCGTAGACACCGGTCGTTGGCTGCGATGGAACAACGGAGTCCGTCCCAAGCGCGCGACGCTGGTCTACGCCTCCAGCTACTTGGGCAATCCCGCCTCCATGTTCGGCCATGTCCTGCTTCGCTTCGACGCCGGGGATCGCGAAGGACTGCGCGATCGGCTGAACTACGGCATCACCTACGGCGCGGCCATGCCTCCGGGAGATCCGCTCTACGCATTCAAGGGAATCTTCGGACTCTACCCTGGTTTCCACACCATTCTCCCCTACTACATGTCGCTCCAGAAGTACAAGTATCTGGAAAGCCGCGACCTGTGGGAATACCCACTGGCCCTGGACAGCACCGAAGTGCAGCGTTTGCTGGAAATCGTCTGGGAGGGAGGTGCCGCGTGGAACCGGTACTATTTCTTCACCGAAAACTGCGCGACAGGATTGGCCCGACTCATGGACATCCTGCAACCGGACAGCGGCTGGTCCAAGTCGTTTCCATCCCCTTCGATGCCTCCGGAACTGGTCCGGCTCCTGCGTGACCGGAATTTGGCCGGTCCGGCGGTCTTGCGGCCGAGCCAACTTTCCAGCTTTTTGGGAAAGCGCGACGGCCTGGACAGGCGCGAACTGGAGATTCTCGAGGATGCGGTCAACGAGCGCCGGTGGGACAGCCTTCCGACGGATTCGCAATCGATGGCCAAGATCATGGATGTGGCTATCGATTACGCGGGATGGCGACGACGCGAGGCACCCAAGGATCCCCGTTGGAAAATTCGACTGGATACCCTCCTGATGCAACGGTCGCACCTGCCGCCATCTCCGCCGGAAATGCCGCTGCAGCCCACCTCCGCTCCGGCACCAGAAAACGCCCATCGACCGCGACTTTTGGGAGCCTGGGGGCGTTGGAACAACCACTCTGAGTCAGAAATCGGCATGACCGCACGGCTTTCCTTCCATGGTCTGGAGGAAAACCCCACGGGTTTCCAGGACGGCTCCGAGCTTGAAGCGGGGGTCCTCGACGCCTCGGTCACAACCTCCGACGACCCCCGACTCCACCTGGACCGCTTCGAGTTCATGCGCATCCGGTCGTTGCCGCTTTGGGATCCGTGGCTGCGGTCTTGGACCTGGAATTTCCGGATCTCACTGCGGCCCTTCGAAATGGAGCGTACCCCTTGGTTTGGGGTGGATATCGGAAAAGGCATGGCGTTCGGCAACCGCCATGCCAGAATCTGGGCGATGGCCTGCGGACGCGTGGGCATCGCTCCCTGGGAAGAATGGTCGGCAGCCACGATCGGCCCCCAGGCGATCGGGGGAATCCTCCTAAGTGCCTCAAGGGCGTCCTTGGGCCTGGATGCGACCTGGTTCGAGGGCTGGCCCACGCGCAAGCGCGAAACCTTCGGCAACGCCACCGCGAGAGTGTCCGTGACCAACGCGTTGGATCTGGATATTCGCGGCCAATCCGATCTGGACGGAAACCTGCGCGCACGGGCTGGATCGGCATGGCACTTCTGA
- a CDS encoding ABC transporter permease, whose product MTNYPLPRQLDRSWALDQGGRLAELASRGDLVLQGGEVEEVDLLSVGALHHARRQAANHGRKLSLSSPSKVLLDRLAALDPGPLSENAPPPVPAPFLERVGSATWNVFHRWATAGKFAAAMIHGILQLLTGKQRTWPRATWRQLHELGTSGLPVVLLLTGLIGLTLALLMGQQLAQYGASIHLATLMGVAFIREVGPLLTAVILAGRSGSAITAELASMKVQEEVDALRTMGADEASFLVAPRLLALVLSMPILALFASICGILAGLVIAVFQLGLSSDIYFQVLLEAVEAKDIFFLWLKSAVFAVIIGFLACRIGLATHGGSDAVGRATTKTVVAGIFWTVIADCVFALVLYL is encoded by the coding sequence GTGACCAATTATCCACTTCCTCGTCAACTCGACCGCTCCTGGGCCTTGGACCAAGGTGGAAGACTTGCGGAGCTCGCAAGCCGGGGGGATCTCGTGCTCCAGGGCGGCGAGGTCGAGGAGGTGGATCTGCTTTCCGTGGGGGCCCTCCACCACGCCCGCCGACAGGCAGCCAACCATGGTCGGAAATTGTCACTTTCCTCGCCCTCGAAGGTTCTGCTGGATCGGTTGGCCGCGCTCGATCCCGGACCCTTGTCCGAGAACGCCCCTCCTCCCGTCCCCGCACCATTCCTGGAACGCGTCGGGAGCGCCACTTGGAACGTTTTCCACCGATGGGCCACGGCGGGAAAATTCGCCGCCGCCATGATCCACGGGATCCTGCAGCTGCTGACCGGAAAGCAGCGCACCTGGCCTCGCGCCACTTGGCGCCAACTTCATGAGCTGGGGACGTCGGGCCTGCCTGTCGTGCTTTTGCTGACCGGACTGATCGGCCTCACGCTGGCTTTGTTGATGGGCCAGCAACTGGCCCAGTACGGCGCATCCATCCACTTGGCCACATTGATGGGGGTGGCGTTCATCCGCGAAGTCGGGCCGCTGCTCACCGCCGTGATCCTTGCCGGCCGCTCCGGTAGCGCCATCACCGCCGAGCTCGCCTCCATGAAGGTGCAGGAAGAGGTGGACGCCCTGCGCACCATGGGAGCCGACGAAGCCTCCTTCCTGGTGGCTCCGCGACTTCTCGCCCTGGTGCTGTCCATGCCCATTCTCGCGCTGTTCGCCAGCATCTGCGGCATCCTGGCGGGCCTTGTGATCGCGGTGTTCCAATTGGGGCTTTCTTCCGACATCTACTTCCAAGTCCTGCTGGAGGCCGTGGAAGCCAAGGACATCTTCTTCCTCTGGCTGAAAAGCGCCGTCTTCGCGGTCATCATCGGTTTCCTCGCCTGCAGAATCGGACTGGCCACGCATGGCGGCTCGGATGCGGTGGGGCGCGCGACCACCAAGACCGTGGTGGCGGGCATTTTCTGGACCGTCATCGCCGATTGCGTCTTCGCGCTGGTGCTCTACCTATGA
- a CDS encoding MCE family protein yields MTPSPSQLRWTGLFLVAGILLTVGAVVLLMGARLGKAELPLDCEVRGESVSGLSTGGKVLLRGIEIGTVTKLGFDPKDPERILVSISVDPDAPIYQDATATMEIFGITGLKYVELAPGTPSKGKAKPGSVLQTRESLTSGILKALDTVAHSSTRVLANLETLTRQTRQEQVDSILDDFRRTSGDLAAIARDLRAARLDTQVTAISRRVDQTVRNVDSALNASRPAQAMARIDTAAQNLSNVAKRADLMLGRSQGDLYRTLEDMRNTMKNLSDFSQTIRNNPAALIRSGERDK; encoded by the coding sequence TTGACGCCATCACCTTCCCAACTGCGGTGGACAGGACTCTTCCTCGTCGCCGGAATCCTCCTGACCGTGGGAGCGGTCGTCCTGCTCATGGGCGCCCGGCTGGGCAAAGCCGAGCTCCCGCTGGATTGCGAGGTTCGCGGCGAATCCGTGTCCGGACTCTCCACCGGCGGCAAGGTCCTGCTGCGCGGCATCGAGATCGGAACCGTCACCAAGCTCGGCTTCGATCCGAAGGATCCGGAGCGCATCCTGGTTTCGATCTCGGTGGATCCGGATGCGCCCATCTACCAGGACGCCACGGCAACCATGGAGATCTTCGGCATCACGGGACTGAAATACGTGGAGCTGGCACCGGGAACCCCTTCCAAGGGCAAGGCCAAACCGGGATCCGTCCTGCAGACGCGCGAGAGCCTCACCTCGGGGATCCTGAAAGCCCTGGACACCGTCGCCCACTCCAGCACCAGGGTGCTGGCCAACCTGGAAACCCTGACGCGCCAGACCAGGCAGGAGCAGGTGGATTCCATTCTTGACGATTTCCGTCGCACCTCCGGCGACCTCGCCGCCATCGCCCGCGACCTGCGCGCGGCCCGCCTGGACACCCAGGTCACGGCCATTTCCCGCAGGGTGGACCAGACGGTCCGCAACGTGGACAGCGCGCTGAACGCCAGCCGTCCGGCGCAGGCCATGGCCCGCATCGACACCGCTGCACAGAATCTGTCCAACGTCGCCAAGCGCGCCGACCTGATGCTGGGCCGTTCGCAGGGCGACCTGTACCGGACCCTGGAAGACATGCGCAACACGATGAAGAACCTTTCGGACTTCAGCCAGACCATCCGCAACAACCCCGCCGCCCTCATCCGCTCCGGAGAAAGGGACAAATGA